A region of Zeugodacus cucurbitae isolate PBARC_wt_2022May chromosome 5, idZeuCucr1.2, whole genome shotgun sequence DNA encodes the following proteins:
- the LOC105211747 gene encoding uncharacterized protein LOC105211747 isoform X1: protein MHFEKSELLLLAAVVTVAFARHCACMMRPSDALSVMAGEGFTAYLELPKAFGAIENCWFQFGDEEKIKLELNTAEAIITAVGEEVLPFSSNICGIRVNKVSSASASLWKLEAENAFGDYERGELKLSILAMYKKHFNTSVQLAIGEGAISCSLSDTATKQCKIIDHKKNEIWNSCNIYTNIRPNRTFDCYTKNWGSLTQSHEHIVVEAKNSSLYTTASVMDGEESVVMRCQFKSELRGCQAESPGGKDELYLMEGLYNGRYSAYDTLYSRQRCALEIPKPLKESELGLWRIYNTEVTPPTGCLFYIGKPKEQIMAEELITVNDVKQVKAYDTDKSMELFTCEVPFIIDDCYLRDPNNTVYFPDHIRFERTRTYGQCHFSNMPVMAGSWICGARGHDYAKEVLQTFEVIVKPKVGEVLTESLKLRRGKMAELMCQSAFEEPLTHCAFIDPLGRVHLVGTAHSIKTAGHVKYYGRGLLWGDCGAQIMETISDDYGYWKCQFVTFADKRTSIFTLRLRESVIPGSSIGLGVGITIIVVLLLGLLLATVVYRRRNRTAQHNFTSTDPLEATNNNSMVMTSLESFAQPNLERL from the exons ATGCATTTTGAAAAAAGCGAGCTGCTATTGCTGGCGGCAGTCGTTACGGTCGCATTTGCGCGTCACTGTGCGTGCATGATGCGTCCGAGTGATGCGCTATCGGTGATGGCTGGCGAGGGTTTCACGGCCTACCTGGAGTTACCGAAAGCATTTGGTGCAATTGAGAACTGTTGGTTTCAATTTGGAG ATGAGGAGAAAATTAAGCTCGAATTGAATACCGCTGAGGCCATCATAACGGCGGTTGGTGAGGAGGTGTTACCTTTCTCCAGCAACATTTGCGGCATACGTGTCAACAAAGTGTCCTCCGCTTCGGCGTCGCTTTGGAAGCTGGAAGCTGAGAACGCTTTTGGTGATTATGAACGTGGCGAGCTGAAGCTCTCAATACTCGCTATGTATAAGAAACACTTCAATACCAGCGTCCAATTGGCCATCGGCGAAGGCGCCATTTCATGCAGTTTGTCTGATACGGCGACCAAGCAATGCAAAATCATCGATCACAAGAAGAATGAGATTTGGAATTCGtgcaatatttatacaaatattaggCCGAATCGGACTTTCGACTGTTACACCAAGAATTGGGGCAGCTTGACGCAGAGTCATGAACACATAGTTGTGGAGGCTAAGAATAGCAGTTTGTATACCACGGCCAGTGTAATGGATGGTGAAGAGAGCGTTGTAATGCGCTGTCAGTTCAAGAGCGAGCTGCGCGGCTGCCAGGCCGAATCTCCGGGTGGGAAGGATGAGTTGTATCTCATGGAGGGATTGTATAATGGACGTTACTCGGCCTATGATACATT ATATTCGAGACAGCGTTGCGCTCTGGAAATCCCCAAACCACTCAAGGAATCAGAGTTGGGTTTATGGCGTATATATAATACAGAAGTAACTCCACCAACGGGTTGCCTTTTCTACATTGGCAAGCCAAAAGAGCAAATTATGGCTGAGGAGCTTATAACCGTGAACGACGTAAAACAAGTCAAGGCTTACGATACGGACAAAAGCATGGAATTGTTTACATGCGAAGTACCCTTTATTATAGACGACTGCTATCTACGCGACCCAAACAACACAGTCTACTTTCCGGATCACATACGATTTGAGCGCACGCGCACCTATGGACAGTGCCACTTCAGTAATATGCCAGTGATGGCCGGCAGCTGGATTTGCGGTGCGCGCGGACATGATTACGCCAAAGAAGTGCTGCAGACTTTTGAG GTTATAGTTAAACCAAAAGTCGGTGAGGTGCTCACGGAATCGCTGAAGTTAAGACGCGGCAAGATGGCAGAGCTGATGTGTCAGAGCGCTTTTGAGGAACCACTCACGCATTGCGCTTTCATCGATCCGCTGGGACGTGTACATTTAGTGGGCACGGCGCACAGCATCAAAACCGCAGG ACACGTGAAATATTATGGACGCGGCCTACTCTGGGGTGATTGTGGCGCGCAGATAATGGAAACTATCAGCGATGATTATGGCTACTGGAAATGCCAATTCGTCACTTTCGCCGACAAACGCACCTCGATTTTTACCCTGCGACTGCGTGAATCCG TTATTCCTGGCTCATCCATCGGTCTCGGTGTTGGCATTACAATCATAGTTGTACTTCTGCTCGGTTTGTTACTCGCCACTGTTGTTTACCGTCGTCGAAATCGCACTGCACAGCACAATTTCACCTCAACCGATCCTTTGGAGGCGACTAACAATAATTCTATGGTAATGACTTCATTGGAATCCTTTGCGCAGCCAAATCTTGAGCGATTGTAG
- the LOC105211747 gene encoding uncharacterized protein LOC105211747 isoform X2, whose translation MHFEKSELLLLAAVVTVAFARHCACMMRPSDALSVMAGEGFTAYLELPKAFGAIENCWFQFGDEEKIKLELNTAEAIITAVGEEVLPFSSNICGIRVNKVSSASASLWKLEAENAFGDYERGELKLSILAMYKKHFNTSVQLAIGEGAISCSLSDTATKQCKIIDHKKNEIWNSCNIYTNIRPNRTFDCYTKNWGSLTQSHEHIVVEAKNSSLYTTASVMDGEESVVMRCQFKSELRGCQAESPGGKDELYLMEGLYNGRYSAYDTLYSRQRCALEIPKPLKESELGLWRIYNTEVTPPTGCLFYIGKPKEQIMAEELITVNDVKQVKAYDTDKSMELFTCEVPFIIDDCYLRDPNNTVYFPDHIRFERTRTYGQCHFSNMPVMAGSWICGARGHDYAKEVLQTFEVIVKPKVGEVLTESLKLRRGKMAELMCQSAFEEPLTHCAFIDPLGRVHLVGTAHSIKTAGHVKYYGRGLLWGDCGAQIMETISDDYGYWKCQFVTFADKRTSIFTLRLRESGRRSYKRKL comes from the exons ATGCATTTTGAAAAAAGCGAGCTGCTATTGCTGGCGGCAGTCGTTACGGTCGCATTTGCGCGTCACTGTGCGTGCATGATGCGTCCGAGTGATGCGCTATCGGTGATGGCTGGCGAGGGTTTCACGGCCTACCTGGAGTTACCGAAAGCATTTGGTGCAATTGAGAACTGTTGGTTTCAATTTGGAG ATGAGGAGAAAATTAAGCTCGAATTGAATACCGCTGAGGCCATCATAACGGCGGTTGGTGAGGAGGTGTTACCTTTCTCCAGCAACATTTGCGGCATACGTGTCAACAAAGTGTCCTCCGCTTCGGCGTCGCTTTGGAAGCTGGAAGCTGAGAACGCTTTTGGTGATTATGAACGTGGCGAGCTGAAGCTCTCAATACTCGCTATGTATAAGAAACACTTCAATACCAGCGTCCAATTGGCCATCGGCGAAGGCGCCATTTCATGCAGTTTGTCTGATACGGCGACCAAGCAATGCAAAATCATCGATCACAAGAAGAATGAGATTTGGAATTCGtgcaatatttatacaaatattaggCCGAATCGGACTTTCGACTGTTACACCAAGAATTGGGGCAGCTTGACGCAGAGTCATGAACACATAGTTGTGGAGGCTAAGAATAGCAGTTTGTATACCACGGCCAGTGTAATGGATGGTGAAGAGAGCGTTGTAATGCGCTGTCAGTTCAAGAGCGAGCTGCGCGGCTGCCAGGCCGAATCTCCGGGTGGGAAGGATGAGTTGTATCTCATGGAGGGATTGTATAATGGACGTTACTCGGCCTATGATACATT ATATTCGAGACAGCGTTGCGCTCTGGAAATCCCCAAACCACTCAAGGAATCAGAGTTGGGTTTATGGCGTATATATAATACAGAAGTAACTCCACCAACGGGTTGCCTTTTCTACATTGGCAAGCCAAAAGAGCAAATTATGGCTGAGGAGCTTATAACCGTGAACGACGTAAAACAAGTCAAGGCTTACGATACGGACAAAAGCATGGAATTGTTTACATGCGAAGTACCCTTTATTATAGACGACTGCTATCTACGCGACCCAAACAACACAGTCTACTTTCCGGATCACATACGATTTGAGCGCACGCGCACCTATGGACAGTGCCACTTCAGTAATATGCCAGTGATGGCCGGCAGCTGGATTTGCGGTGCGCGCGGACATGATTACGCCAAAGAAGTGCTGCAGACTTTTGAG GTTATAGTTAAACCAAAAGTCGGTGAGGTGCTCACGGAATCGCTGAAGTTAAGACGCGGCAAGATGGCAGAGCTGATGTGTCAGAGCGCTTTTGAGGAACCACTCACGCATTGCGCTTTCATCGATCCGCTGGGACGTGTACATTTAGTGGGCACGGCGCACAGCATCAAAACCGCAGG ACACGTGAAATATTATGGACGCGGCCTACTCTGGGGTGATTGTGGCGCGCAGATAATGGAAACTATCAGCGATGATTATGGCTACTGGAAATGCCAATTCGTCACTTTCGCCGACAAACGCACCTCGATTTTTACCCTGCGACTGCGTGAATCCGGTAGGCGGTCATACAAAAGAAAACTTTGA
- the LOC105211748 gene encoding segment polarity protein dishevelled yields the protein MDADKNSHETKVIYHIDDETTPYLVKIPIPSAQVTLKDFKMVLNKQNNNYKYFFKSMDADFGVVKEEIADDSTILPCFNGRVVSWLVSADGTNQSDNCSELPVSECEVRPNMRGAQQHKIGGGGGVVGGMMGVGMSSMGVGGGGGGGMGVGIANTGVITNPMMQHTLTYQSASVLSSDLDSTSLFGTESEITLDRDMTDYSSVQRLQVRKKPQRRKKRAPSMSRTSSYSSITDSTMSLNIITVSINMEAVNFLGISIVGQSNRGGDGGIYVGSIMKGGAVALDGRIEPGDMILQVNEVNFENMTNDEAVRVLREVVQKPGPIKLVVAKCWDPNPKGYFTIPRTEPVRPIDPGAWVAHTQALTAHDSIIPDIPEPIKERLDQNNLEEIVKAMTKPDSGLEIRDRMWLKITIPKAFIGADAVNWVLENVEDVQDRREARRIVSAMLRNNYIKHTVNKLTFSEQCYYVVNEDRNTHCRSNISHADTESITSDIGPLPNPPIYMPYSATYNPSHGYQPIQYGLTERHISSGSSSSDVLTSKDISASQSDITSVIHQTNQMTIAHGSNKSSGSSNRGTNEQDASVFNYVL from the coding sequence atggacgCAGATAAGAATAGTCATGAAACAAAAGTCATCTATCATATTGATGACGAGACTACCCCTTATTTGGTGAAAATTCCCATACCCTCGGCGCAGGTTACACTAAAGGACTTCAAAATGGTgctcaataaacaaaataacaactacaaatatttctttaaatccaTGGATGCGGATTTTGGTGTTGTAAAAGAGGAAATTGCTGACGATTCCACTATATTGCCTTGTTTTAATGGGCGAGTGGTTTCATGGCTGGTTTCAGCTGACGGTACAAATCAGTCTGATAACTGCTCGGAGTTGCCAGTCAGTGAATGTGAGGTGCGTCCAAATATGCGTGGTGCTCAACAACATAAAAttggtggcggtggtggagTTGTTGGTGGTATGATGGGAGTAGGCATGTCTTCAATGGGAgttggtggtggcggtggtggaggCATGGGTGTAGGTATAGCGAATACTGGCGTTATAACAAATCCGATGATGCAACATACTCTTACATATCAATCTGCTTCAGTGCTCTCAAGTGATTTGGATTCGACCAGCCTGTTTGGCACTGAATCTGAAATAACACTTGATCGCGACATGACCGACTATAGTAGCGTTCAACGGTTGCAGGTGCGTAAAAAACCACAAAGACGTAAAAAACGTGCTCCAAGTATGTCACGCACATCGAGTTATTCATCGATAACTGACTCGACAATGTCGTTGAATATCATAACCGTTTCCATTAATATGGAGGCGGTTAACTTCCTGGGTATTTCGATTGTTGGCCAATCGAATCGTGGCGGCGATGGTGGAATTTATGTGGGCAGCATAATGAAAGGTGGCGCTGTTGCGTTAGATGGTCGCATTGAACCGGGCGATATGATACTTCAAGTAAACGAAGTAAACTTCGAAAACATGACCAACGATGAGGCTGTGCGCGTTTTACGTGAGGTTGTTCAGAAGCCTGGTCCCATCAAATTGGTTGTAGCTAAATGCTGGGATCCAAATCCAAAAGGCTACTTTACCATACCCCGAACTGAGCCGGTTCGTCCTATCGATCCGGGCGCATGGGTGGCACACACTCAGGCATTGACTGCACACGATAGTATTATTCCCGATATACCGGAACCGATTAAAGAGCGATTGGATCAAAATAATTTGGAAGAGATTGTAAAAGCCATGACAAAACCTGATAGCGGTTTGGAGATTAGAGATCGAATGTGGCTGAAAATAACCATACCGAAGGCATTTATTGGTGCCGATGCCGTTAATTGGGTATTGGAAAATGTTGAAGATGTGCAAGATCGCCGCGAAGCACGTCGAATTGTATCGGCAATGCTGCGTAACAACTACATTAAACATACCGTTAACAAGTTGACATTCTCCGAGCAATGTTATTATGTGGTCAATGAAGATCGTAATACACACTGTCGTTCAAATATCAGTCATGCCGATACGGAAAGTATTACAAGCGACATTGGACCACTGCCGAATCCTCCAATCTATATGCCATACTCAGCCACCTATAATCCCAGTCACGGTTATCAGCCCATACAATATGGCTTGACAGAGCGACACATCTCATCCGGTTCGAGTAGTTCAGATGTGTTGACGAGCAAGGATATATCAGCATCGCAAAGCGACATCACATCGGTTATACACCAGACCAACCAAATGACCATAGCACATGGCTCAAATAAATCTTCCGGTTCGTCGAATCGTGGCACCAACGAACAGGATGCGTCGGTTTTTAATTACGTACTGTag